The Vicia villosa cultivar HV-30 ecotype Madison, WI linkage group LG1, Vvil1.0, whole genome shotgun sequence genome includes a region encoding these proteins:
- the LOC131593746 gene encoding uncharacterized mitochondrial protein AtMg00860-like produces the protein MYAKLSKSDFSLKEVSFLGHVLSGDGIVVDPSKVDAVLRWQTPKSATESRSFLRLGGYYRRFSEGFSKLALPLTRLTCKGKAFVCDLQCEESFIELKQRLTSAPIFILLNPEESLMLYCDASNMGL, from the coding sequence ATGTATGCTAAGTTGTCCAAGTCTGATTTTTCGttgaaagaagttagttttcttggtcatgtcctTTCAGGTGATGGTATTGtcgtggatccgtctaaagttgatgctGTGTTGAGATGGCAgactcctaagtcggctaccgagagTAGAAGCTTTTTGAGATTAGGaggttattatagaaggttcagTGAAGGATTCTCTAAGTTGGCACTTCCATTGACTaggttgacttgtaagggtaaggcttttgTGTGCGATCTTCAATGTGAAGAGAGTTTTATCGAGTTGAAGCAGAGAttgacgtcggcaccgattttCATATTACTTAATCCGGAAGAATCACTTATgctttattgtgatgcttctaataTGGGTTTAtga